A window of Streptomyces broussonetiae genomic DNA:
CCTGGGTCCTCTTCCTCGGCGGTACGACAGCCACGGCCGTGCTCATCGGCTTCGCGGGCTACCCGGCGTCCATGGTCGGCGTCCCCGGCGCGAAGATCTCCAACCTCAATCCCCCGACGCTCGCGGCCGTCGCCTTCGGCCTGGCCCAGTGCGGCCTGGCCCTTCTGCTGCGCGACCGGCTGCGCCGCGCGATGGCCCGGCCGCTGCTCTGGACGGCGGTGGCCCTCGTCAACCTCTCCGCGATGACGATCTTCCTGTGGCACCAGACGGCCATGATGACAACGACGGCCACGGGTCTGGCGGCCGGCCGGCTGCCCGGTCTGCACACCGCACCCGATTCCCTGGCCTGGGTGACGTACCGGCTCGCCTGGTTGCCCGTGTTCGCCCTGGTCCTGGCCGGGTGTCTCGCGGCCTTCCGCCACCACGAACAGGACTCGCGCCGTCCCCGGAACCGTACGTCGCACGTGGTCCGTCGGCACCTGCCCCCAGCGAAGGCCCCGCACAATGCCTAGTGTTGACCTCGTGAAGCCCGCGGCCGCCGACGACGAGAACGACCGACAGCGGCGCCCCGCACCCGCACACACGCGGGGAGCCGAAGGCGCCCCCGAACCCGGCATCGGCACAGCCGCTTCCACCCGGCGCCGCCGCCTGCGCACCTGGCTGGGCGAGAACCCCTCGCCCCACTCACCCCCCTTCGCCCGGTACCGCTGGCTGCGGCTGCTCACCTTCCTCCTCATCGGCTACACCGCCCTGGGGATCGGCCTGGGCGGCGGCGAGCAGTTGGCCGACGGGTACCGGTTCAGCACCGCCGTAGGTCTTCTTCTCGGCCTCGCGCAGGGCGCGACCGTCGTCCTGGCCATCTGGCGTCCCGTGCCCGCCTGGGCCGCGTCCCTCGCCGCCGCCCTGCTCACCGCCCTGCTCGCCCGCCCGCATCTGGCGACGGACGCGCCCGCCAACACGTCCTGGCCCTGGTCGACGCCCGTGCTGCTGGCCCACATGGTGGTGCTGGTGCTCCTGGCCCTGCGCACCCGGCTGCGCGGCACGCTCACCGCGCTGGGCCTGACCGTGCTGGTGACCGGGGTGGTGCAGGGCCCGATCGGCGCGACGAAGTACGCCTCCACCGGCGTGATCGCGGTCGCCCTCTTCTCCGTCGCCGTGCTCACCGGCACCGCGCTGCGCAGCCGCAGCGAGGCCCGTACGCAGCTGGCCCGGCAGACGACGATCACCGCGGAGGAGCGGGCCCGCCGGGCGCTGCTGGAGGAGCGCAGCCGTATCGCGCGCGAGCTGCACGACGTGGTCGCCCACCACATGTCGGTGATCTCGATCCAGGCGCAGGTGGCGCCCCACCTGGTGGAGAACCCCTCCGAGGAGCTGAGGGAGAACCTCACCGGCATCCGCAACAACGCCCTGGAGGCGCTGACCGAGCTGCGCCGTGTCCTCGGTGTGCTGCGTTCCGAGGGCCCGGTGGACCCGGAGGCCGTGGACGACGCCTACCGGCTCTCCGCTCCCGGTACCGGCTCGGCCCCCGACGCCCCGCAGCCGAATCTGGCCCGGCTGGACGCCCTGATCGAGAACACGCGCGCGGCCGGTGCGGACGTCGTCATGAAGGTGGAGGGCGAGGCGCGCGGCTATCCGCCCGGCGTGGAGCTGTCGGCGTACCGGATCGTCCAGGAGGCCCTGAGCAACGTCCTGCGGCACGCCCCGGGTTCCTCGGCCAGCGTGGAGGTTCTCCACTACCACCACGGGATATGCCTGGACGTCATCAACTCCCGCCCCAGCCGCCCCGCGCCGCCGTCCCCGGGCAGTGGCCACGGTCTGCTCGGCATGCGGGAGCGCGCGGCGATGCTGGGCGGGCACGTCGTCGCGACGGGTGACGGGCACGGCGGCTTCCGGGTCACGGCGTTCCTGCCGCGCGAGGGCACCCCGGCGTCGGCCGACACCGGCGGGCCCGCGACCTCCACGCACCCGCCCGGGCCGCCGCACCC
This region includes:
- a CDS encoding sensor histidine kinase; this encodes MKPAAADDENDRQRRPAPAHTRGAEGAPEPGIGTAASTRRRRLRTWLGENPSPHSPPFARYRWLRLLTFLLIGYTALGIGLGGGEQLADGYRFSTAVGLLLGLAQGATVVLAIWRPVPAWAASLAAALLTALLARPHLATDAPANTSWPWSTPVLLAHMVVLVLLALRTRLRGTLTALGLTVLVTGVVQGPIGATKYASTGVIAVALFSVAVLTGTALRSRSEARTQLARQTTITAEERARRALLEERSRIARELHDVVAHHMSVISIQAQVAPHLVENPSEELRENLTGIRNNALEALTELRRVLGVLRSEGPVDPEAVDDAYRLSAPGTGSAPDAPQPNLARLDALIENTRAAGADVVMKVEGEARGYPPGVELSAYRIVQEALSNVLRHAPGSSASVEVLHYHHGICLDVINSRPSRPAPPSPGSGHGLLGMRERAAMLGGHVVATGDGHGGFRVTAFLPREGTPASADTGGPATSTHPPGPPHPPGQLSAPGPLPSLPPAPPASDPHRPEPPTGEQAP